CCATCCGTCTCACCCGAAACAAAAGTCTGGCAGGAGCCCAACAGCCGGAACTATCAAAAACCCCATCCCAACGCGAGTCAGCCTGATTTCCAAATTCCGGAATACCGACAGCATTTCCCGGGATTTGTTCCGGGATGCGGTGTGCTGGATGTGCTGTTTGAATACGGTCCGGAAACGTGGCAGGTTCTGGAAGCCATTCAGGTCAATCCCGCCAGATCCCATCCTTGAATCGAATCTCCTCATCCAGTTCACGGACCCAGATATTTCGGAAACTGACATAATCGCTGTGATCCTGAAGCCGGATTCCCGCCGGGCCGTGTTCTTCGTAATAAGGAGCACCGATATAGCGCGTATTTCCAAAAATTTCGACATTGTTCTGAACCAGTACGCCATTCAGCATTACCGTGACCCGTGCCGGCTTTTCAACCTCACCGTCTTCATCAAAAACGGGTGATTTGAAAAATATCTGGTAGGTCTGCCACTCACCCGGACGTTTCGCCGGATTAGCCAGCGGGATGTGCTGTTTGTAAACACTGCCGTTCATGCCGTTCGAATAGGTGGGATTATTCCAGTTATCCAGCACCTGCACTTCGTACCGATCCTGCAGAAATACGCCGCTGTTACCACGACCCTGACCTTCACCATCAATCTCCGCCGGTGCGCGAAACTCAAGATGAAGCTGAATATCACGGAACTCCTGCCGCGTTATGATATCACCGGTTCCGGGCTTTACGGTCATATATCCATCCCCGAGCGTCCACTCCGCATCCGAACCATCCCTCGACATCCACCCGTCAAGAGAGGTACCGTCAAATAGGATGATCGCATCAGCCGGTGGTTCACCATGTACATCAACAGGTTCCACTACCGGTGGTTGGGGTTCCCATATTTCGGTTTTTTCCGGATCGGTTATTTCATCGGATTGCTGCCCGCAGACAACAGCAGCCGATAGAAAGGGTATCAGAAACAGCAGCACAGTTTTTTTCATGTGTTTAGAAATTTTTGATTTCGCTTACGCGTTACACTGGGCACTTCGTGATCTTCGATTCGCTTACGCGTTACACTGGGCACTTCGTGATCTTCGATTCTAATGTCAGATAGAATGACATGACCGTTTTAGTGATGCGCCTTTGTGTCCAGAAGCCAGCCCGGTCATGTTCATTTATATTGGCAATCCTCACACGACGCATTTATTTTTG
The Balneolales bacterium ANBcel1 DNA segment above includes these coding regions:
- a CDS encoding DUF1080 domain-containing protein; the protein is MKKTVLLFLIPFLSAAVVCGQQSDEITDPEKTEIWEPQPPVVEPVDVHGEPPADAIILFDGTSLDGWMSRDGSDAEWTLGDGYMTVKPGTGDIITRQEFRDIQLHLEFRAPAEIDGEGQGRGNSGVFLQDRYEVQVLDNWNNPTYSNGMNGSVYKQHIPLANPAKRPGEWQTYQIFFKSPVFDEDGEVEKPARVTVMLNGVLVQNNVEIFGNTRYIGAPYYEEHGPAGIRLQDHSDYVSFRNIWVRELDEEIRFKDGIWRD